The genomic interval GGTGCACCGATCCAGCATCCCCCCACGATGAGCGCGGCCCCTGCAACGGTCTCGGGGTCGACGCCTTCCGAGAAAAACAGCCAGCCCAGCAGCGCAGCCCAGACGAGGCCGCTGTATTCGAGCGGGACCAGCACCTGCGCCTCCGCCCGCGCATAGGCCCAGGCGAGCAGCATCAACGCGCAGACCGAAAGGAACGCTGCGATCGTGATGTCGGCAAGCACGGGCCAGGCGGGAACGGTAAGGGCGAAAGGCGCGGCGACGCCGAGGACGAGCGTCACGACGATGTTCTGGAATGTTGCGATTTCTACCGGTCCGGCCAGCAAAGCCTGCTGCCGTTGCAGCACCAGGTTCCAGGCATACAGCAGCGCCGATGCCAACAAGGCGAGAAGTCCCGGAAGGGTCTGCAAGGTCAGACGCGCTTGCGTCAACTGGCCGGCGACAATCACGCCGGTGCCGGCGAGGCCGAGAAGTGACGCAGAGATCGCGCGCCGACCGATGCTTTCGCCGAGCAGGATCGCTGCGAGGAACAGGGCAATGATCGGAGCGACAAAGGACAAGGCGATGGCTACGGCAAGCGGCAGGACGGTCAGTGAATGGAAGAACAGGACCATCATGAACGCCGCCACCGTTCCGCGAATGCAATGGACCCGCAGAACCACGCGAACGGGCCAGCGCCCGCCCCTTGCGAGGAAGAAGGGCGCGGAAGCCGCTGCACCGATCACCGAGCGCAGGGTCGCGGCGCTATAGGCGCCGACCGCAAGCGAGGCGCCTTTCATGAACGCGTCCATCAGGCTCATCAGGGCGACCGCGAAGATCGTGATTAGCAACGGAATCAGGACGGAACCTCGGTGCAACACCTGGCCGCCATTAGTCTCGCGAACGATATTCAGCCATGCGAAAGCGCGCGAATTTGATATATGCGGCAGGCATTCCCCGAACCGGGGATTGCCGCAGGTCATCAGGGATACGATTTTCATGCGCGTGGCGCTTACCTTCACCGGACTCGCAACCGTCCTTTTCGCGCCGGCGTCGCCAGGCGCGCAAACGGTCTTCGCGGAAGATACTTTGCAGGACGAGGACGCTGCGATCGTCACCAGCGGGGACACCGCATTCCAATCCGCGCCGGTCGTGCAGGACGATCCGCGTATCCCGCAGGTCATGGAATGGTCGCCGCGCAATGCGGAAAGGCTGGCAGCGGTTATCGAGGGAATCGCTTCGGAAGGCCTCGATCCCGCGGATTACCGGCCCGACCTTTTGCGCGCGGAGATCGCGCGCGGACCGGGTGAAGCCCTGAACCGGCGGGCGAGCGGCGTATTCGCATGGCTTGTGGAGGACCTGCGCGACGGGCGCACGCCGATGGAAGCGCGTCGCCAATGGTTCGTGGTCGACCCCGATCCCGATCTTCTCCCCACCAACGACATCATGGTCGAGGCGCTGGAAACAGGCGACGTGGCGGGCGTTCTGCGCGCCCTCAACCCCACCCATCCCGATTATGCCAAGCTGCGCGCAGCGCTCGCCGAGACGCCCGCCAGCCAGCGAGACAAGCGGCGGATCATTCGAGCCAACATGGATCGCTGGCGGTGGCTGGCGCGAGACCTCGGCGGTCAGTATCTCATTACCAACGTGCCCGAATACCAGCTTCGCCTGACCGTGAACGACCAGATTATCCGCACCTATCGCACCATTGTCGGCGCGCCAGGGCGCACCGCCACTCCGCAACTGGCCGAGACGGTGCAGGGTGTGATCTTCAATCCCACCTGGACCGTTCCGCAAAGCATCGTGCAGGGAGAGGGGCTGGGGAACCGGGTGCTTGGCAATCCCGCATGGGCGCGGCGCAACGGCTACACCGCGACACGGGCCGAGAACGGCACCATAACCGTGGTTCAGCAACCCGGGCCGGGCAATTCCCTGGGCGTGATGAAGCTCGACATGCCCAATCCCCACGCGATCTTCCTGCATGACACGCCCGGGAAGGCCGCGTTCCAGCGTGACGAACGCGCACTCAGCCACGGTTGCATACGGACCGAGCGCGCACTGGAACTCGCCATGACTGTCGCGATCCTCGGGGGCGGGGCCACGCGCGACGAGGCCGTGGAGATTTCCACCAGCGGTGAATATACCCGCGTTCCGGTCGAACGGACGATGCCGGTGTACATCACCTATTTCACTTTCGGCACCGATATCGACGGCACGCTGCGCCGCTTCGACGACATCTACGATCGTGACGCCCCGGTCCTGGCCGCCCTCGATGCCCCCAGGGTCGGCAATCGCGCACGGGAAACTAGCGAGGACGTGATCGAGATCGTAGACGACCTCGGCCCGATCACGTAGATGCGCTCACCGCCGCGGTCGCAGCGAACGCCCCCCGGGGCGCCGCTATGGCCCTGCTCAGTCAATGTTAACCGAATGCGGGTAGGAAACGACCCAAGGTTCAACCCACGAAAGATCATAGAAATGCATGCATCTACCCGCCCTGCCTCGTCCAGCAAGAAGGCCTGGACCGCGCCTCGCCTGATCCATTGCGACACCATCGGAAACGTCGAAGCCAATATCGGCGTCATTTCCGAGGGCATATTCCCGTTCAGCACGACCAGCTAGGCTTCGCGGCGCACGGATCAGATCAGAAAACGACCGCCGGATTAGCCTGACGATAGGTGTCGGCGACCTCTTGAGCGTCGGGAGAAGTCTGCCAGCCGTTCTCGCGCGATGCGTTCCTGGCTGCGACGGTTTCGAAATTGACTGGCGCCTGCGGAGGCATCGTAACGTCTTCTCCGGCGGGCCCGATCCCGAGCGTATCGGCGAAGAGGAGCCGCCCCCCCATCAGACGGGTCAGCGCCTGCGGGAAAACCTCCGGACCGAAGGCGAAGCAGCCGTTCGAACGACCGCAGCGACCCCATTCGGCGACGTGGGCCGGTGTGACGTAGTCGGCCGGATGCATGACGATGGCGCGGGGGAAGGCGTTGTCGTTGGTAGGGTCCAGTCCGCCGAGCCGTACCGAGGTGCCGTAGCGCCCTTCGTACCATTCCCAGGTTATGTAGGCGCCCTTACTCGTCGCCCAGCTGCTCGGCAGATTAGAAAAGCCGTTCAGCCAGCCATCATGCTCCGGATCGGAGCCGCTGCCGTGGGCGACGAGGACGCTCTCGACGCGGCCCCCTTCCAGATCGACGAAATGGAAGCGCGGCAGGGACGAATGGAGACCGAAATCGGCGATTCCGACCATATCGCTCCGCCAGAGCGTCGCGGCATTGCGCTCCACCTCGCGCCGGGCAACGTCCAGCAGGCGCCGCGTCCGAACATCGGGCGCAGCCTGCGCGAAGACGGTGCGCGGGGCGGCGGCCAGTGCCGCGCCGGCGACGCAGGTACGGTTCAGGAAGTTTCGTCGGTTCACGCGAACCTTTCTACCGTCGGGCGGATGAATGGTGCCCGTATGGTCGCTCAAATCCGCGCCTTCAACCGGCAGATGGCGGAACGGCTCGCCTCGGTATAGGCGCCGTTGTCGTAGCGATGGGTGCCGACGAAATGCACGAAGGCGGCTTTCGCGCTCAATTTTTCGGCCCAGTAATTCAGGTAGCGGTCGTACGGTAGCAAGACGGGCTGCGGTTCGTTGGCGATGTGAAAATTGCTCGCGATCTGCTCCGTGCCCCAAATTGCGATTCCGTCGGCACCGACAAGCGCCGACATTCTGGCGAGGAAGGCGGCGGCAAGGCCTCGCCCCGGTCCGCCGGCGGCGAACCCGGCAAAGCCCGCACAACCCCGTACGTAGCGCCAATCGCTCCTGTCGATCTGGCCGAGCCGGCTTTCCATCCGCGTCTGCACATGCCCGTCCTCGGGTCCGCGGGGGTAGCGGCTTGTCGCAAATTCCTCGAGGGGGAGCGGGGTCTTGCCTGCATCCGCGCCGCCGAGGAGCGTGAAGCTGCGATTCGACGTCACTGCCTGCATCACTTCGGGCACGGAACCGAGCGTCACCGTATCGCTGTCGAGTTGGATCCAGTACTCGCCTGCGCGGTGATCGAGGATGGTCAGAAACCGCTCCCAACACCCGCCGCGCGGAAAAGACCCGGTATCGACGGAGCCGATCGAGACGATCTGCGGGTCGCCGCAGTGATGCGCCAGCACCGCCCGATCCTGCGCGGTAAGCGAACCGTCGTCGAGCAGCGCGACGCGACCGCGACCCAGCTCCTGCCAGAGCGATTTGACTGCGACCAGATAGGGCAGCAGCACGCCCGTTCCGATCATCGAGAAGAGGACGAGGCCGTCCTCGCGCGGGGCGATGGGCGGGGTGTCGAGTATGCCGGCGATGGCGTCGGCATGACGTGCGGCGTCCTTCTTGGTGCGCCAGCGCTGCGGCAGGAAGCTCATCCGCGTCATCGCTACTGGCCGAGAATCATGCGATCGTCGGCGATCTCGACCCTGTCTACCGTCGACAGGAAGGATTGACCGAGCAGCGATATGGCGAGACCGTCCGGCACCACGATGGCGTCGACATCCGTAGCCTCGAACGCGCCCAGCGAAACGCGTGGCAGCATGACGGGCACGCCAAACACCGGGCCGCTGGCACCCTGCGCAACCGGCGCGATGGCGTGATCATCCCAGTAGATGCCGGCGGCGGACGCGTCCTCTCCGGTCAGGGCGACGATCGAGGCGCCAGTATCGACGAGCATCCGGCTCGGAACGCCGTCTATGCTGACTTCGGCGTAGAAATGACCGTCGACCTGGCGTTGGAGCGTGAATTCCTCGTTCCAACGAACCTGGCCGTCCCCGAGCGCGGCAAGCATCGCATCCGGAGAAGCAGTGGGCGAAGGTTCTACCGTCGTGCTGGCAAGTCCGTCCTCCAGGGCGAACATCGGCACGGCGAGACCAACCGCGCCGCCCGCAATCAGGACACAGGCGAGGGGTATGCGATAGTCCATCGCCCGCGAATCTAGCGGCCAAGACTTTCCACCGGGTAAAGGGCGTTGGCTTTCGCGCAGGCGAGCATGGAGGCGGCGTGGCGGTCTGCGACCTCGCGCTGATCCGTACCGTATCCCCCACCCAGCGCACTGGCGATAGGCAAACCTCGCGACCGCGCTTCTCCGATGACGAGGCGGTCGCGCGCGGCGAGCCCTTGCGAGGTCAGCGCCAGGCGACCCAGCCTGTCGCCCTCATGCGCGTCGATACCGGCCTGGTACAGCACGATGTCGGGTTCGAAATCGTCGATGATTGCGGGAAGATAATCGCGCAGAGCAGCGAGGTAATCTGCATCGCCCGTCCCGTCCGGCAGCGCGATATCGCAGCACGAGCGTGCCTTGCGGGCCGGAAAGTTCTTCTCCGCGTGGATGGACAGTGTGAAGATATCCTCGCGCCCGGCGCACAGGCTTGCGGTGCCGTCACCCTGATGCACATCGCAATCGACGATCAGCACGTGGCCCGCATCGCCCTGCGCGATCAGGCGATTGGCGGTTACCGCGAGATCGTTGAACACGCAGTACCCGGCTCCGGTATCGTGGAGCGCGTGGTGACTTCCGGCAGCGGAATTGGCAGCGTAGCCGTGCTTCATCGCCAGTTGCGCGGCGAGCCAGGTTCCGCCGTTCGTGTGCCGTACGCGCGCAGCGATGCGCTGCGTGACAGGGAAACCGATGCTTCGCTCCTTCTCCCGTGGGACGCTGGCGGTGAAAACCTGCTCGACGTACCGGGGATCGTGAACCGCCTCGAGCCATTCGCGCGGGCATGGATCGGGTGCGTGCTCGGTCAGAGGATATCCGCTTTCGCGCAGTGCGATCATCACCAGCTGATACTTGTCGAACCTGAACGTGCCGCGCTCTGGCGTCGGCGCCATATAATCCACGTGATGAACGACGTGCAGCATGTCTGCTCAGTCGCTGGCGTCTGCCTTGGCGGCGATGGCCTTTTCGGCAAGTTCCTCGGCCTCGAGCTCGTTGCCTGGCTCCAGTATTTCGATCCTGCGATCGATGAGCTGGTTGTAGGTACGGAAGAACACGCCCAGCTCCCACATCATCGTGTCGCGCAGCTGGTCGAGCCGCTTCACCCCGCCGAATGTCTGGCTCAACGGAGGCACGCCCACGAGCCGGTCGTTGCGGACCATTTCCCCGTCTTCCTCCTGCGCCATCCGCAGGATCGCCACCGGTCGGACCGATACCAGCGTACCCGACGGGAGGGCGCCCCCGGTCAGCACCATCACGTCGAGCGCATCGCCATCCTCTGCCAGCGTGGCGGGTACGAAGCCGAAATTGGCCGGGAAGGCCAGACCCTCGGGCAGTTCGATCGCCCATCGAAATATGCCAAGCTTCTTGTCGAGATCGATCTTGTGCGTGTTACCCTTCGGACATTCGATGAAGGCGTGCAGCAGTCCTTCATCGTCGCGCGCGGGCAGGGCAGCCAGATGTTCGGCATCGATCATGTCAGTGTTCCGCTTTTGTTGGCGACCTGACAACCTACGGTATCGGACCGGAGGCGTTCCGCCTATTCGGCTGCTTCGGCATGGGGATCGAAGGCAATGGCGGTGCCGGCCTCGATCTCGGCGGCCTTCTTTTCCACCAGTGCAACGATGTGGTCGAGCATGTCGTCGGATTGCACGTGATGGTCGGTGACGCCCGAAAGGTAGACCATGTGCTTGCCCGCGCCGCCTCCAGTGATGCCGATATCGGTCTCGCGCGCTTCGCCCGGGCCGTTGACCACGCAACCGAGTACCGAAAGGCTCATCGGCGTCTTGATATGTTCGAGCCGCTTCTCAAGAGCCTCGACCGTGCGAATGACGTCGAAACCCTGGCGCGAACAGCTGGGGCACGACACGACGCGAACCCCCCGGGTCCGCAGACCGAGCGCCTTCAGCATCTCGAACCCGACGCGCACTTCGGTTTCCGGCTCCGCGGACAGCGATACGCGGATCGTATCGCCGATACCCGCCCACAGCAGGCTGCCCATGCCGATCGAGGATTTGACCGTGCCGCCGATCAGCCCTCCGGCCTCTGTAATGCCGAGATGCAGCGGACAATCGACCGCCTCTGCCAGCCCCTGATAGGCGGCGACAGCGAGGAACACGTCGGATGCCTTCACCGCCACCTTGTATTCGTGAAAGTCGTGGTCCTGCAGCAGCTTGATGTGATCGAGCGCGCTCTCGATCAGCGCCTCCGGGCAAGGTTCGCCGTACTTTTCCAGCAGGTCGCGTTCCAGCGAGCCGGCATTGACACCGATGCGAATGGCGCAGCCATTGGCCTTCGCTGCCCGCACGACCTCGGCGACGCGCTTGTCGTTGCCGATATTGCCCGGATTGATGCGCAGGCAAGCGGCGCCCTTGTCCGCTGCCTCGAGCGCGCGCTTGTAGTGGAAGTGGATGTCGGCGACGATCGGCACGTTCGCGGCCCGAGTGATCTCGTCGAAGCGAGCGGTCGCTTCCTCCGTCGGACAGGAGACGCGCACGATGTCCGCACCCGCGTCCTCGCAGCGACGGATCTGGTCGATTGTCGCGCCCACGTCCTGCGTCGGCGTGTTGGTCATGGTCTGCACGCTGATCGGCGCATCGCCGCCGACAGCGACGGATCCCACCATGATCTGGCGGGACGGCCGGCGCTCTATCGTGCGCCAGGGGCGGATGCTGGTGATCGCGTCTGCTGACATGGCGCTCGATATAGGCCGCGCATGATGAAGGGGCAATGACAAGGCCGTTGATCGAGGCCCGAGCGTTGCCGGTCGGTAAACAGTGTCGGGATCGCTTCCGTCGTATGCAAAGGGGAAATCGGGACCGCTGTGAAAGTTGCCTCATGTTCAGACCGCTCGCTCTCGCCGCCCTCCTTGCCAGCACGGCCGGGGTCCACGCCGCCGCCCAGGAACAGGTTCAGCGAGCCGGACCTGATTGCGAAGCGCTAGTCGATGGCAATGATGGCGCCGCCTGCGTGCTGGCGCGAACTCTCGAAAGTGATTTCATCTTTCCGGAAGCAGGGGCACGCTATGCCGCCATGTTACGCGCCGCAATCGCGGAGGGTCGCTATCGCGGGTTGGCGAGCGAAGATGCTGCACGGCGGATGACCGCGGACCTGCAGGCCGTTGCGCCCGATGGTCATCTCCGTGTCCAGCCCGCCCCCGAGCGGGGTGAAGGTGGCGCACGGAATTTCGCCAGCGACATCCCGTTGCTCGAACAGGGTGACTGGATAGCCCCGGGCATCGGCTACCTGCGTATCAACGAGTTTACCCGAGACCCTGCCACCATCGCAGAGGTATCACGGTTCATGGCCGATCACGCCGATGCCGAGGCATTGATCTTCGACCTTCGGACCCACCACGGCGGCGGGCTGGAGGAAATGGACGCCATCCTCGAATGGCTGTTCGCCGAACCGACCCCGCTGGTGCGGATGGAGATGCGGCGATCGGTGGCGGACGAGCACGGTGTACCCGAAGAGGAACTCGCCACCCTGCGACGCATCGAAACGCCGGACATGGCTACAGCCGAGCACTGGGCACTGCCGAACGGCGATTCGCGGCTTTGGGATGCGCGCGTCATCCTGCTGACCGGTCCGCGCACCGCGTCGGCAGCGGAGCATTTCGCGCTTGCGATGAAGGCGACGGGGCGGGCCACGCTGATAGGTTCGGCCACGGCCGGCGCCAACCATTTCGGCGGCGGCATGGATCTGCCCGGCGGGCTCGCCGCATTCATCCCCATCGGGCGAACCTATGATCCGGCGACCGGGGAGGATTGGGAGGGTCATGGCGTTCAACCCGATATTGCGACCGACCCTGCCGACGCGCTGGCCCGTGCCTTGATCGAACTCGGCGTCGAACCTGCCGAATCCGCCCGTCTCGCGCGGGTCTACGCGCCAACGCTGCCCATGACCCGGCGCGAGGGATGAGAGCAGCAATGCCCCACTAGGCAAGCCCGCCGCGGCACGCCATGATCGCGTGCGATGGAACAAACGGACGACGTGAAGCTGGACGGCCCGTTGCTTTTCGGGCGCGTGCTCGATGGGCGGGGCGGGGCGCGCCCTATCGGTTGGGATGAGGCCAGAACATGGCGGCGCGCTGAAGATGGCGAGGTTATGTGGCTGCACCTGTGTCGCAACAAGCCGGGCATCGAGGAATGGCTGGAAAAGCAGGACATTCCCGAACCCACCGCCGAACTGCTCACCTCCGACAGCACCCGTCCGCGCGCTTTTCGGGAAGGGACCGCGCTTGTCGCCACGTTGCGCGGTATCAATTTCAACCCCGGTGCCGAACCCGAGGATATGGTCGCGCTACAGGTGTGGAGCGACGGCGAGCGCGTGCTGACCCTTCGCCGCCATCGTCTGCAAAGCCCGCGTGACGTTCTCGCGAGCCTGGACGAGGGCCACGGACCGGTCGATGCGGGACGCATCATCACCGAACTGGTCGAGGCGCTCATCAACCGCATGAACGCTTCCATCGTCGACATGAACGAAGCGATCGACGACATGGACGAGACCGGCGCGCAGGACGGCGATCCGGAAAAGACGCTCGCCCGCATCGCCTCCATTCGGCGCAACTGCCTCGCTCTACAGCGCCACATGGCACCGCAGCACGAGGCGCTGGAGACGATTTCGCGCACCGCTCCGTCTTGGTTCGAGGCGGACGACAGGCGCGAGATCGCCGAGAGCATAGACCGGCTGCGCCGCTATCTGGAGGATATCAACATCTCCAAGGAAAGCGCGCTGGTCATTCAGGACGATATTCGCGCCCGCGCCGCCTCTCGCGCGGAGCGGACGAACTACCTGCTCACCATCGTTGCCGCCATCTTCCTCCCGCTCGGCTTCATCACCGGACTGCTCGGCATCAATGTCGGCGGAATGCCTGGCGTAAACGATGGCGATGCGTTCTGGATCGTCGTCGGCCTGTGCAGCGCGATCCTGTGCGTGCAACTGGCCCTGTTCTGGAAGTGGAAGTGGCTGTGAGACTGGCGGCACTTCGCCGGCGGTAGGAGAGGGCGGACATGGAAGAACACGGTGCCGGCCTGGTGCTTCGCGACGGGTTGCTGATGCTCGGTTTCGCGATGGTCGCCGTGCTTGCCTTTCGCCGTGCCGGACTGGGCGCGACGCTCGGCTATCTCGTGGCCGGCGCGCTGCTCGGGCCGGATGTTCTGGGCCTGGTCGGCAATGCGGAGGAAATGGCGGCGGTCGCGGAACTGGGTATCGTGATGCTGCTGTTCATCGTCGGCCTCGAACTCAGTCCGGCGCGGCTATGGCGCCTTAAAGGCGCGATCTTCGGTCTTGGCCTGACGCAGGTGATAGCCTGCGGGCTGGCGGTTACGGCGACGGTCCTGGCCCTGACCGGATACACCTGGCAGGCCGCGCTTGCCATCGGCCTGCCGCTCGGCCTGTCTTCCACCGCGCAGGTCCTGCCCATGCTGCAATCGGCGGGGCGGCTGCGAACGCCGTTCGGCGAACGCGCCTTTTCCATCCTGCTGTTCCAGGATCTCTCGATCATTCCGCTGCTCACGATCGTTTCGGCGATGAGCCGCAATCCGGCGGCGGAGGAAGGTCCGTCGGGCTGGGTTCTCGGCCTGCTGACGATCGGCGCGATCATCGGGCTGATTGCCGCGGGGCGGCTCCTGATTCGCCCGTTGTTCCGCCTGATCGGGGGGCTGGGAGAGCGTGAACTGTTCATTGTGGCGGCGCTGTTCACCGTCACCGCAAGCGCCTTCGTCATGCAGGCGCTCGGCCTTTCGGCGGCGCTTGGGGCCTTCGTGGCGGGCGTGATGCTGGCCGATACCCCCTACCGGCACGAGCTGGAAGCCGACATCGAACCGTTTCGCGCCGTGCTGCTCGGGCTGTTCTTCGTCTCGGTCGGAATGATGCTGGACCTGAATGTCATCGCCGACAATCCGAACTTCGTGATCGGGTTTGCCGCCATGCTCATCGTGGTGAAGACGGCGATCATAACCGGGCTGGGAATGCTCTTGAGGATGTCGTGGCGTTCTGCCCTCGCGCTCGGCCTGCTGCTGAGCCAGGGGGGCGAGTTCGCCTTCGTCCTCTACAGCCAGGCGGAATCCGCGTTGCTGATCGAAGATGCGTCCTCCAGCCTGTTCGGCGCCATCGTTACCCTGTCGATGGCCTCGACCCCGTTCCTGATGATGGCCACCCGTCGCATCCGCCGCGAGCCCGCGTCCAGCGAAGAAGCCCGCGAGGAACCCGATGGCGAAACCGCCGGTGCGCTCATCGTCGGCTTCGGACGCTTCGGACAGACGGTAGCGCAGACGCTGCTGGCAGGCGGACTGACGGTCACGCTGATCGACAACAAGGCAAGCCAGATCGACGTTGCGGAAGAGTTCGGCAGCAAGGTCTATTTCGGGGACGGCCTCAGGCTCGACATGCTGCGCCAGGCCGGCGGGGCGGAGGCGCAGCTCATCATGTTCTGCCTTGATTCCGTTCCCGATGCAGACTTCGTCGCGTCGGTCCACGACGCCTTCCCCGAAGCCGCCATCTACGTTCGCGGCTATGATCGGCGGAGTGTCATCGACCTTGCTGGCGGTCCGGCACGCTATATCATGCGCGAAGTGTTCGAATCCGCAATCCGCATGGCATTGATGGCACTGGAAGAGGTCGGTGTCAGCGAAGAGGAGATGGACGAGGCCGAGGCGACCTACCGGGAAAACGATCGCAAGCGAATGCAGGTACAAATCGAGGGCGGCGACATCTACGCGGCGAAGGAAATGACGCGCGAGCAGCAACGCGCGCTCCGGGGCGAGGCTTGAGGCGCCGTCAGTCGGAGGCACGACCGGCGCCGAGCAGATATTGCTGTGCCGCCACCACGGGCAGCGGGCGCGAGAAATAATAACCCTGCCCGCAATCGACCCCGAGCGATTTCATCACGTCCAGTTCTTCTGCCGTTTCGATACCTTCCGCCACCAGCGTGCAGCCGATATCGCCGGCGAATTGCACCATCGCGGCTGTCATCGCACGCCGCGCGGGATCCATGTGTATGTCCCGCGTCAGCACCATGTCCATCTTGAGGATATCGGGTTGCAGGTCGACGATGTGGCGCAGGCCGGAATAGCCTGTGCCGACATCGTCGATGGCGATTTTCGCATGGGCCTTGATCGCCTCTATCTCGCGCCGGAGCGCGGCAAAGTCGGCGACCTGGCAGTGCTCGGTAATTTCGACGACAAGGTTCGCCGGCTCACACTGTTCCAGTTCGGCGCGCAGCGTGCCGCTCGCAACCGTTTCGGGAGAGACGTTGACGGCGGCATACACACCTTCCGGAATATGCGGCAGGGTTTCCAGGGCGCAGCGCACGGCGGTCATTTCCAGCTGGGTGCCAAGGCCAACCAGTTCGGCATCCTCGAACCACGCGTCGGGCCCGCGCTTGGTAACATCGGGGAAGCGTGACAGGCATTCCACACCCCTCGGCCGCCCGGTGTCGAGCGCGACTATCGGTTGCTGGAAAATAGTCACCGCATGCCCGTCCAGCATCGCCTCGACGCGGGAGCGGGCCTGTTCGTGCGTCATTTCCCTTTCGAGAGACGACTGAATCCGTTCGCCTACCAGCCCGGCAAAACTGCGCAGGATGTCGAGGTCGCGCTGCGTCATCGAACGGTCGGGCTTACGGCCCAGTGCACAGAAGCTTCCCCAGACCGTGCCGTCCGCCAGTCGCAAAGGGGTGTTGATATGGCAGCCGACCGGCAGGAAATCGGTGATGTCCATGGTCGCGCAGAGCGGATGATCGGCGGGATCCTGGATCAGTTCGGGCAGGCGCCCATTCAGGATGTGCCAGCAATAGCCTTCCTCGCGCGGGTTGCGATATCCGGGCCCCATCGGCAGGTCGAGATCGCTGCTGACATGGGTCAGCTCGCGCTGCTCGCCTTCGACATACCGGGCGACGAACGCGATATCGACGCCAAGATGTCCGCGCACGGTGTTGAGGATGCGATCGATGCCCGGATCGTTCACGAGTTCGTCGGCCAGCGGTCGGGCGGGCGCCTCGAAATCGGGCAGTTGAGGTGCGAGTTCTCCCATCGGCTTCCGCATATGCGCAGGCAATCGCTAAGGTCGTCTTAACCAGCGGGGCTTTTGCCCTCAGAGCTCTAGTTCGAGCAGAAATTCTTCGTCGAGCTGGTCGCCCACGCGAAAGGTGATGTCGGCGATCTTGCTAAAACCATAACGCGCGTAGAACCGCTGCGCCCCGTCATTCTCGCTCCATACCGACAACTGGATGGCGTCGTGATCGTGTTGCCGGGCGAACGTGATCGCCCAGTCCATCAGCGCCGCGCCGATGCCCTCTCCGGTCCGTGCCGGATCGGTATAGAGCTGACCCAGCCCCATTGGCCTTGCCGCATCGGAATGATGGGCATACCAGCTCGGCTGACGGACCTTGACGAAACCGGTGAGACCGTCGCCCACGGCGTCCTCGGCGAGACGATGGGTAATGGCCGGATCGGCGATCTCGTCGGCGATGACCGACCGCGCGTAGACGTCCTGGAGGAAGACGCGAAGATCTGCGGGTCTATACAGATGTTCGAAGGCCGCGCAGAAGCTCTCTTTTCCGAGGCGGGAGAGGGCGTCCGCATCGTCGGGCGTGGCGGGGCGAAGGATCATCGCGCTCTCGTTAGGTGTGCACGCGCACCAAGGCAATTGCGCAGGTTTGGTGACATGAGAAAGGGGCGCGGATCCGGCTGATCCGCGCCCCCTTCGCGTCTCCGGTCGATCAGGCGCCTGGCGGCAGATCCTTCGGATCGGCCTTGGCGTCGCGACCCTCGACCCGCGCGGAAACCGGCCCGCTGGTGGTCGTCGGTGAGCGGTTCTCGAGGTGGTTGTCCACCTGCTCCAGCTTGCGACCGGCCCATTCGCGTCCGCCGAGGCCGAAGGCCAGCGCCGCCGCTACCGCGCCGCCGATAACCAGGGCGGTGAACGCTGTCTGCACGATATCGTCGCCCACTTCCATGAACTCCAGGCCCATGAAGGTGAACAGTATGATTGCCGCCCACTTGACG from Aurantiacibacter spongiae carries:
- the ispG gene encoding flavodoxin-dependent (E)-4-hydroxy-3-methylbut-2-enyl-diphosphate synthase; amino-acid sequence: MTSIRPWRTIERRPSRQIMVGSVAVGGDAPISVQTMTNTPTQDVGATIDQIRRCEDAGADIVRVSCPTEEATARFDEITRAANVPIVADIHFHYKRALEAADKGAACLRINPGNIGNDKRVAEVVRAAKANGCAIRIGVNAGSLERDLLEKYGEPCPEALIESALDHIKLLQDHDFHEYKVAVKASDVFLAVAAYQGLAEAVDCPLHLGITEAGGLIGGTVKSSIGMGSLLWAGIGDTIRVSLSAEPETEVRVGFEMLKALGLRTRGVRVVSCPSCSRQGFDVIRTVEALEKRLEHIKTPMSLSVLGCVVNGPGEARETDIGITGGGAGKHMVYLSGVTDHHVQSDDMLDHIVALVEKKAAEIEAGTAIAFDPHAEAAE
- a CDS encoding S41 family peptidase is translated as MFRPLALAALLASTAGVHAAAQEQVQRAGPDCEALVDGNDGAACVLARTLESDFIFPEAGARYAAMLRAAIAEGRYRGLASEDAARRMTADLQAVAPDGHLRVQPAPERGEGGARNFASDIPLLEQGDWIAPGIGYLRINEFTRDPATIAEVSRFMADHADAEALIFDLRTHHGGGLEEMDAILEWLFAEPTPLVRMEMRRSVADEHGVPEEELATLRRIETPDMATAEHWALPNGDSRLWDARVILLTGPRTASAAEHFALAMKATGRATLIGSATAGANHFGGGMDLPGGLAAFIPIGRTYDPATGEDWEGHGVQPDIATDPADALARALIELGVEPAESARLARVYAPTLPMTRREG
- a CDS encoding zinc transporter ZntB — its product is MEQTDDVKLDGPLLFGRVLDGRGGARPIGWDEARTWRRAEDGEVMWLHLCRNKPGIEEWLEKQDIPEPTAELLTSDSTRPRAFREGTALVATLRGINFNPGAEPEDMVALQVWSDGERVLTLRRHRLQSPRDVLASLDEGHGPVDAGRIITELVEALINRMNASIVDMNEAIDDMDETGAQDGDPEKTLARIASIRRNCLALQRHMAPQHEALETISRTAPSWFEADDRREIAESIDRLRRYLEDINISKESALVIQDDIRARAASRAERTNYLLTIVAAIFLPLGFITGLLGINVGGMPGVNDGDAFWIVVGLCSAILCVQLALFWKWKWL
- a CDS encoding cation:proton antiporter domain-containing protein; the encoded protein is MEEHGAGLVLRDGLLMLGFAMVAVLAFRRAGLGATLGYLVAGALLGPDVLGLVGNAEEMAAVAELGIVMLLFIVGLELSPARLWRLKGAIFGLGLTQVIACGLAVTATVLALTGYTWQAALAIGLPLGLSSTAQVLPMLQSAGRLRTPFGERAFSILLFQDLSIIPLLTIVSAMSRNPAAEEGPSGWVLGLLTIGAIIGLIAAGRLLIRPLFRLIGGLGERELFIVAALFTVTASAFVMQALGLSAALGAFVAGVMLADTPYRHELEADIEPFRAVLLGLFFVSVGMMLDLNVIADNPNFVIGFAAMLIVVKTAIITGLGMLLRMSWRSALALGLLLSQGGEFAFVLYSQAESALLIEDASSSLFGAIVTLSMASTPFLMMATRRIRREPASSEEAREEPDGETAGALIVGFGRFGQTVAQTLLAGGLTVTLIDNKASQIDVAEEFGSKVYFGDGLRLDMLRQAGGAEAQLIMFCLDSVPDADFVASVHDAFPEAAIYVRGYDRRSVIDLAGGPARYIMREVFESAIRMALMALEEVGVSEEEMDEAEATYRENDRKRMQVQIEGGDIYAAKEMTREQQRALRGEA